From the Deinococcus misasensis DSM 22328 genome, one window contains:
- a CDS encoding PH domain-containing protein → MPIVPLEKFVANNIGAKERPQQVKHLYSILLPDENPVCGISGFFGDGADYGLLTLTNRRVILIAKGIFYGTRVEEIDLSKISSVEEKSAMVLATVTVHTSGNKLELKSITKEEARRFANTLREASAKSTMKESKPAAPPPQPDDLLDKLERLGKLKAQGLLTEEEFSQAKMKLLQ, encoded by the coding sequence ATGCCCATAGTCCCCTTAGAAAAATTTGTAGCCAACAACATTGGTGCCAAAGAGCGTCCTCAACAAGTAAAACATCTTTACTCAATTCTTTTGCCAGACGAGAATCCTGTTTGTGGTATATCTGGCTTTTTTGGCGATGGTGCTGACTATGGTTTGCTGACCCTAACCAATAGACGAGTCATTCTCATTGCCAAAGGTATTTTCTATGGTACAAGAGTCGAAGAAATTGACCTCTCTAAGATTTCTTCTGTTGAAGAAAAAAGTGCCATGGTTTTAGCGACAGTTACTGTACACACATCCGGCAATAAACTTGAGCTCAAAAGTATTACAAAAGAGGAAGCCAGAAGGTTCGCCAATACCTTGAGAGAAGCATCGGCCAAAAGCACCATGAAAGAAAGCAAGCCCGCAGCGCCACCCCCTCAACCAGATGATCTGCTTGATAAGTTGGAACGTCTAGGAAAACTCAAAGCCCAAGGCCTTTTAACTGAAGAAGAGTTTAGTCAGGCAAAAATGAAATTGCTTCAGTAA
- a CDS encoding glycoside hydrolase family 19 protein: MITPSLIHALNPNLKQPDVTASKLQKAADQHAINTRLRVAHFLAQLTAESGLVPQQENLNYSAKRLTQVWPARFPTLEAAQPYAMNPEALGNKVYGGRMGNTEPGDGYKYRGRGFIQLTGRANYTSYGQQTGFDLVNNPDLLLQIGVSAQVAAAYWTDHGLNALADQNNLQAITRGINGGLNGLESREAYLNKILALLD; this comes from the coding sequence ATGATCACCCCATCTTTGATCCATGCCCTCAATCCCAATCTGAAACAACCCGACGTGACCGCCAGCAAATTGCAGAAAGCAGCAGACCAGCATGCCATCAACACCCGCCTCAGGGTGGCGCACTTTCTGGCCCAACTGACCGCCGAATCGGGTCTGGTTCCGCAGCAAGAAAACCTGAATTACTCTGCCAAACGATTGACACAAGTGTGGCCTGCCCGTTTTCCCACTTTGGAAGCTGCACAGCCTTATGCCATGAATCCAGAGGCGCTGGGCAACAAGGTGTATGGTGGGCGAATGGGCAACACCGAGCCGGGAGATGGTTACAAATACCGGGGCAGGGGTTTCATTCAACTGACTGGACGGGCGAATTACACCTCTTATGGCCAGCAAACGGGTTTTGATCTGGTGAACAACCCTGATCTGTTGTTGCAAATTGGGGTCAGTGCACAGGTGGCAGCAGCATACTGGACAGACCATGGCCTGAATGCTCTGGCCGACCAGAACAACCTGCAAGCCATCACCAGAGGCATCAATGGGGGCCTCAACGGGCTGGAAAGCCGTGAAGCCTACCTGAACAAAATTCTGGCCTTGCTGGATTGA
- a CDS encoding phage baseplate assembly protein V has translation MVDVPLDVPFSGAQQGVFCLPTVGSLVRVGFYGGSAAHPYVDGILPDGHSVPEVPPNMLVLQIGGKTLSIYKTGGNLLLDTNADLIISAPNAKFEVLTATIAGNTRAVAMVGSDVTIIGTDSRGGPISATGTIASGSSKVRVGE, from the coding sequence ATGGTTGATGTTCCTCTGGATGTTCCGTTTTCTGGAGCGCAACAAGGCGTCTTCTGCCTGCCCACAGTTGGCTCTCTGGTGCGGGTCGGCTTTTATGGGGGTTCAGCAGCCCACCCTTACGTTGACGGAATCCTGCCGGACGGCCACAGCGTCCCAGAGGTGCCACCCAACATGCTGGTCTTGCAGATCGGCGGTAAAACCCTATCCATTTACAAGACGGGTGGAAACCTGCTGCTTGACACGAACGCCGACTTGATCATATCGGCCCCAAACGCAAAATTTGAGGTGCTCACCGCCACCATTGCTGGGAACACCCGCGCTGTCGCCATGGTGGGCAGTGACGTGACCATCATCGGGACTGACTCGAGAGGCGGTCCGATCAGCGCCACTGGAACGATTGCCTCGGGCAGCAGCAAGGTCCGGGTGGGGGAATGA
- a CDS encoding DUF262 domain-containing protein, with the protein MTLPAPLSAGPPQPYTLIHFTNRHREIRMRFQEGYVCGHRLPAFHQALQWSTDHQIQFIENVWLGLGFGQLVITLHPENPELSRLVIDGQHRLTALHNYLENEFPVFGKHWRDLEISEQMRFEGIPVPTVVLSQDHELLEENLRSIYERLNFTRTETGIQPEQQK; encoded by the coding sequence ATGACCCTTCCTGCCCCTCTGAGTGCTGGACCACCCCAGCCTTACACCTTGATTCATTTCACCAACCGCCACCGTGAGATTCGCATGCGCTTTCAAGAAGGATATGTGTGTGGTCACCGTTTGCCTGCCTTTCATCAGGCATTGCAGTGGAGCACCGACCACCAGATCCAGTTCATTGAAAATGTATGGCTGGGTCTGGGATTCGGACAGTTGGTGATCACCCTCCACCCTGAGAACCCCGAACTCAGTCGGCTGGTCATTGATGGACAGCATCGCCTGACTGCCCTGCACAACTATCTGGAAAATGAATTTCCAGTGTTTGGAAAGCACTGGCGTGACCTCGAAATTTCAGAACAAATGCGCTTCGAGGGCATCCCAGTGCCCACTGTGGTGCTCTCTCAGGACCATGAACTGTTGGAAGAGAACCTGAGAAGCATTTACGAACGGCTGAACTTCACCCGGACAGAAACAGGCATTCAGCCCGAACAGCAAAAATGA
- a CDS encoding DNA methyltransferase: MNRLCYGNNLGVLRESFFDESVDLIYLDPPFNSKADYNVIFKDHQDHKSTAQILAFEDTWHWNAESEQILAELVVTHGPLAEMLQLIVQALGKNDLAAYLVMMAVRLVELHRVLKPTGSLYLHCDPVASHYLKVLLDVVFGARNYRNEITWKRQSAHSDAKNKFADVSDIILYYSKSKKATFHPQYTEHDPEYVRKFYRHDDQDGRGLYQLADMASPSPRPNMMYEWQGFRCPDKGWRYQRDTMQKLHDEGRIHYPAYPNGEPDFTKRPRLKRYLTEQEGTIVTNIWDDIPPVQAQSQERLGYPTQKPVALLERIILSSSNPGDVVMDPFCGCGTAIAAAQKLGRQWVGIDITHLSVALMQARLKRDFGLEAKKDYLVEGTPEDLGAARYLFDSDPFQFQFWIVGMLGAQPYGATSARIKGKKGADTGIDGLYYFRTPGGERVEKVIVSVKGGKNLNPSMVRDLRGTVEREKAAFGVLVTLTDTTKGMRDEADKSGVYKYGQRPIPKIQMLTVAEILQGQKPVVPSGSWNASFERTVQTVSSRRDKSQGILFDHP, translated from the coding sequence ATGAATAGACTCTGCTACGGGAACAATCTCGGGGTATTACGTGAGTCATTTTTCGATGAAAGCGTAGATCTGATTTATTTAGATCCTCCTTTCAACTCAAAAGCGGATTACAACGTAATTTTCAAAGATCATCAGGACCACAAAAGCACTGCTCAGATTCTGGCTTTTGAGGACACTTGGCACTGGAACGCCGAAAGCGAACAGATCTTGGCTGAGCTCGTGGTCACCCACGGGCCTCTTGCAGAGATGCTTCAATTGATTGTCCAAGCACTCGGGAAAAATGATCTTGCTGCCTACTTGGTGATGATGGCCGTGCGGCTGGTGGAATTGCACCGGGTGCTGAAACCCACTGGGAGTCTGTATCTGCATTGCGACCCGGTGGCCAGTCACTACCTGAAGGTGTTACTGGATGTGGTTTTTGGTGCGAGGAACTATCGGAATGAAATCACTTGGAAGCGTCAATCTGCACACAGTGATGCCAAAAATAAGTTTGCAGATGTCTCAGACATCATTTTGTATTACAGCAAATCAAAAAAGGCGACCTTTCACCCGCAGTACACCGAGCATGATCCAGAGTATGTGCGGAAGTTTTATCGTCATGATGATCAAGATGGGAGAGGGCTTTACCAACTCGCAGATATGGCCAGTCCAAGTCCTAGACCGAACATGATGTATGAATGGCAGGGCTTCCGCTGTCCGGACAAAGGTTGGCGGTATCAACGGGATACCATGCAGAAGTTGCATGATGAAGGCCGTATTCACTATCCAGCCTACCCAAATGGTGAGCCCGATTTCACCAAGCGCCCTCGTTTAAAGCGTTACCTCACTGAACAAGAAGGCACGATTGTCACCAACATCTGGGATGATATTCCTCCTGTGCAAGCACAATCCCAAGAGCGCCTTGGTTACCCCACGCAGAAGCCTGTGGCACTCTTAGAAAGGATCATTCTATCCAGTTCAAATCCGGGTGATGTGGTGATGGACCCCTTCTGTGGGTGTGGAACGGCGATTGCTGCTGCCCAGAAATTGGGTCGCCAGTGGGTTGGCATTGACATCACACACCTGTCCGTAGCCTTGATGCAAGCCCGCCTGAAACGAGACTTCGGTCTGGAAGCCAAGAAGGATTATCTGGTGGAAGGCACCCCTGAGGATCTGGGTGCTGCGCGCTATTTGTTTGACAGTGATCCTTTTCAATTCCAGTTCTGGATTGTGGGCATGCTTGGAGCGCAACCTTATGGGGCCACCAGTGCCCGGATCAAAGGCAAGAAGGGAGCGGACACCGGAATTGATGGCTTGTATTACTTCCGGACGCCGGGCGGAGAGCGGGTAGAGAAAGTCATTGTGTCTGTGAAGGGCGGGAAAAACTTGAACCCCAGCATGGTGCGGGATTTGCGGGGCACCGTGGAACGGGAGAAGGCAGCATTTGGGGTGCTGGTGACATTGACAGATACCACCAAAGGAATGCGTGACGAAGCGGACAAGTCCGGAGTTTACAAGTATGGACAGCGACCCATTCCGAAAATCCAAATGTTGACGGTAGCAGAGATATTGCAAGGTCAAAAACCTGTGGTTCCAAGTGGCTCATGGAATGCCAGTTTCGAGCGGACTGTACAGACAGTGTCGAGCAGGAGGGATAAGTCTCAAGGGATCCTTTTTGATCATCCTTGA
- a CDS encoding helix-turn-helix domain-containing protein — MTREELEAFILTKAKQAPHGFQSQLAARLGVTRSYISHFLTGKSPVPYQHLFEILDALGYKLVLQPKNSDSIVTGHPTNSDEQA; from the coding sequence ATGACCCGAGAGGAACTGGAAGCTTTCATTCTGACCAAAGCCAAGCAAGCCCCACATGGCTTTCAATCCCAGCTCGCTGCCCGGCTTGGGGTCACACGGTCGTACATTTCCCATTTCTTAACAGGGAAGTCTCCTGTCCCCTATCAACACCTTTTTGAAATCTTGGATGCTCTCGGATACAAGCTGGTGCTCCAGCCCAAAAATAGTGACAGCATAGTGACTGGTCACCCCACAAACAGTGATGAGCAGGCATGA
- a CDS encoding glycoside hydrolase family 19 protein has translation MTVLITPELLRAVRPDLPLTIARVLAPKLQDAAEGAGITTRLRVAHLLAQLGHESGFQPREENLWYSAPRICQVWPSRFPTLESAKPYAMNPAGLANRVYAGRLGNGNEASGDGYRYRGRGLLQITGRSNYRTYGKLIGFDLEAQPELALQFGIGSLVAVAYWTQRNINRLADQDDLQAVTRAVNGGLTGLEDRGVLLRRAKAFLK, from the coding sequence ATGACCGTCCTGATCACGCCTGAACTGTTGAGAGCCGTCCGGCCTGATTTGCCGCTGACCATCGCCAGAGTGCTGGCCCCTAAGTTGCAGGATGCTGCCGAAGGTGCTGGAATCACCACCAGACTGCGGGTCGCACACCTGCTGGCCCAGCTCGGGCATGAAAGCGGCTTCCAGCCGAGGGAAGAAAACCTCTGGTATTCCGCCCCTCGGATCTGTCAGGTGTGGCCCTCCAGATTCCCAACTTTGGAGAGCGCGAAACCTTATGCCATGAACCCAGCCGGTCTGGCCAACCGCGTTTACGCCGGAAGGTTAGGCAACGGGAATGAAGCGTCCGGCGACGGCTACCGCTATAGAGGGAGGGGCCTGCTGCAAATCACAGGCAGATCCAATTACCGCACTTACGGCAAACTGATCGGCTTCGACCTTGAAGCCCAGCCCGAGTTGGCTTTGCAGTTCGGCATTGGATCTCTGGTGGCAGTCGCTTACTGGACCCAGCGGAACATCAACCGGCTGGCCGATCAGGATGACTTGCAGGCGGTGACCCGAGCGGTGAACGGTGGCCTGACTGGGCTGGAAGACAGGGGGGTGCTGCTGCGCAGAGCGAAAGCCTTCCTGAAGTAA
- a CDS encoding baseplate J/gp47 family protein, which yields MSPALPELTLPTLSEAEQELLTYFPPNFPVNNSKPFGVLRTFTLLAAQSGLDAQAFMASLVPQGFPLLATGFWLDEHMASVAEERIKASFAAGNVKVTSAANSTLPAGDLLQTEPDVFGERLLFVVTQDTPLVVGVNTVSVRASQAGAKYNVGAGRITSLVTVNPVVTGVTNTADWLTSAGVDEESDDLLRERYLLAWTGISTGGSWRSYVRWAREVPGIIKVKVLDDHPRGQGTVDVVVAPPAGLPTPEQIAAVNSIVQDNRPVTADVLVRGPDLAPQNFAFTLYKKPTSNTTNTQWQARIQAVIDQQGIGDAFYSSSVVDALMATGELFGVVPTSTDYITVDPDTLITAGSIAVTVV from the coding sequence ATGAGCCCTGCGCTTCCAGAGCTGACTTTACCGACCCTCAGCGAAGCGGAACAAGAACTGCTGACCTATTTCCCACCAAACTTCCCTGTGAACAACTCGAAGCCCTTCGGGGTGCTGAGGACATTCACACTGCTGGCTGCCCAATCGGGGCTGGACGCTCAGGCCTTCATGGCCAGTTTGGTCCCTCAAGGGTTCCCACTGCTGGCCACCGGCTTTTGGCTGGATGAACACATGGCGTCCGTGGCAGAGGAGCGAATCAAAGCTTCATTTGCCGCAGGCAATGTGAAAGTCACTTCTGCTGCAAATTCAACTTTGCCCGCAGGGGACTTGCTGCAAACCGAGCCAGATGTTTTTGGTGAACGGCTGTTGTTTGTGGTGACACAGGACACCCCTCTGGTGGTAGGTGTGAACACTGTTTCTGTCCGGGCATCTCAGGCAGGAGCAAAATACAATGTTGGAGCTGGCCGCATTACCAGTCTGGTCACCGTCAACCCAGTGGTGACAGGCGTGACAAACACTGCTGATTGGCTGACCAGTGCAGGTGTAGATGAAGAATCTGATGACCTCTTGAGAGAGCGGTACCTGCTCGCTTGGACAGGAATCAGCACCGGGGGTTCATGGCGGTCCTATGTCCGATGGGCCAGAGAAGTCCCAGGGATCATCAAAGTCAAAGTGCTCGATGATCACCCCAGAGGTCAGGGCACAGTGGATGTTGTGGTTGCACCTCCTGCAGGCCTGCCCACACCTGAGCAAATTGCTGCCGTGAACAGCATCGTGCAAGACAACCGTCCGGTGACCGCTGATGTGCTGGTGAGAGGCCCAGATTTGGCCCCACAGAATTTCGCTTTCACCTTGTACAAGAAGCCCACTTCCAACACAACAAACACCCAGTGGCAGGCGCGCATTCAGGCTGTGATTGATCAGCAAGGCATTGGGGATGCGTTCTACAGCAGTAGTGTGGTCGATGCCCTCATGGCCACAGGGGAACTCTTTGGGGTTGTACCGACCAGCACGGATTACATCACGGTAGATCCAGACACACTGATCACTGCAGGCAGCATTGCGGTCACGGTGGTCTGA
- a CDS encoding LPD29 domain-containing protein: MSATTFPYVQAKDCAAKIRKDLKLLWPQVKFSVVTRHGNSITIEWTDGPNAKAVEAVGSPLVGCTWDSDQDLDVPHEIQWEGKPARSHLRYLSTSRAHSKAFVERVMQRWQHHEGFEELGIQTSSDRAWVAIVNPTTAAYALQRWVVDDVHRSSALAPEVSQPFSAEHQQAYAARLEDEALKMQPKIDRLSVPAFDGLALTARRARFRKSKLEERDAEQRIQNLLFTLASVAKEGKLPAILQKVTKQRHVRELLRPITHEERGYRSILTYGDLDTPLLTRLGIEERNWDDATQAIRTLDAGDTGAAARAQAEKEQSLLGVKIPGFFPTPLPLVDQMLEEATILDHHTVLEPSAGRGDIADRIREKHRYARLTCVELNLTLASILQEKGHTVVQGDFLQHEGQYNRIVMNPPFEKGQDMQHIQHAYSLLSRFGILVAICSEGPFSRQDRQSQQFRTWLDEVHSTVIPLPEGSFSGPDAFRQTGVRVRLVVITK; the protein is encoded by the coding sequence ATGAGTGCCACCACTTTTCCTTATGTGCAGGCCAAGGACTGCGCCGCCAAAATCCGCAAGGACCTCAAATTGCTCTGGCCCCAAGTGAAATTCAGCGTGGTTACCCGGCATGGCAACAGCATCACCATCGAATGGACGGACGGACCAAACGCCAAAGCCGTCGAGGCTGTGGGTTCCCCTCTGGTCGGATGCACATGGGACAGCGATCAGGACTTGGATGTGCCCCACGAAATCCAGTGGGAAGGCAAACCTGCCCGCAGCCACCTGCGGTACCTCTCCACCAGCCGGGCCCACTCCAAAGCCTTCGTTGAAAGGGTCATGCAGCGCTGGCAGCACCACGAGGGCTTTGAAGAACTCGGCATTCAAACCTCCAGTGACCGGGCATGGGTGGCCATCGTGAACCCCACCACGGCTGCCTACGCCCTACAGCGCTGGGTGGTGGATGACGTGCACCGCTCGTCCGCTCTGGCCCCCGAGGTGTCCCAACCCTTCAGTGCAGAGCATCAGCAGGCTTATGCCGCCCGGCTGGAGGATGAAGCCCTGAAGATGCAACCCAAGATTGACCGGCTTTCCGTGCCTGCCTTTGATGGTCTGGCCCTCACAGCTCGCCGGGCCAGATTCCGCAAGTCCAAACTGGAGGAACGGGATGCAGAGCAACGCATCCAGAACCTGCTGTTCACTCTGGCCAGTGTTGCCAAGGAAGGCAAACTCCCTGCCATCCTGCAAAAGGTCACGAAGCAGAGGCACGTCCGGGAACTGCTGCGCCCCATCACCCATGAAGAAAGGGGATACCGCAGCATCCTCACCTATGGGGATCTGGACACCCCCCTGCTGACCAGACTCGGGATCGAGGAGCGCAACTGGGATGACGCAACACAGGCCATTCGGACGCTGGACGCTGGAGACACTGGAGCGGCAGCCAGAGCGCAGGCAGAAAAAGAGCAATCCCTGCTCGGGGTGAAGATCCCCGGTTTCTTCCCGACCCCTCTGCCCCTCGTGGACCAGATGCTGGAGGAAGCCACCATCCTGGACCATCACACAGTCTTGGAGCCCAGTGCTGGAAGGGGAGACATTGCAGACCGGATCCGGGAGAAACACAGGTATGCCCGCCTGACCTGCGTGGAACTGAACCTCACTCTGGCCAGCATCCTGCAGGAGAAAGGGCACACCGTGGTTCAGGGGGACTTCTTGCAGCATGAAGGTCAGTACAACCGGATCGTCATGAACCCACCCTTCGAGAAAGGACAGGACATGCAGCACATCCAGCATGCTTACAGTCTGCTGTCCCGCTTCGGGATTCTGGTGGCCATCTGCTCAGAGGGGCCATTCAGTAGGCAGGACCGGCAATCCCAGCAGTTCCGCACTTGGCTCGATGAGGTGCATTCCACAGTTATCCCACTTCCTGAGGGTTCATTCTCTGGCCCAGACGCTTTCCGGCAGACCGGAGTTCGGGTCCGTTTGGTGGTGATCACCAAATAA